A stretch of Bordetella genomosp. 13 DNA encodes these proteins:
- the treS gene encoding maltose alpha-D-glucosyltransferase: MTTRKTAKPAAKPHEAPEDLWYKDAIIYQLHVKSFFDADNNGIGDFQGLIDKLDYIAELGVTAVWLLPFYPSPRRDDGYDIAEYRGVHPDYGSLSDVRRFIRAAHARGLRVITELVVNHTSDQHAWFQRARTARPGSAARKFYVWSDDDKAYSGTRIIFLDTEKSNWTWDPVAGAYYWHRFYSHQPDLNYDNPQVLKEVLSVMRFWLDMGVDGLRLDAVPYLVEREGTNNENLPETHAVLKQIRSVIQAEYPGRMLLAEANQWPEDAKEYFGDGDECHMSFHFPLMPRMYMAIAQEDRFPITDIIRQTPDIPANCQWAIFLRNHDELTLEMVTSEERDYLWNIYAADSRARINLGIRRRLAPLLERDRRRVELMNSLLLSMPGTPVLYYGDELGMGDNIHLGDRDGVRTPMQWSSDRNGGFSRADPERLTLPLLMGPLYGYESVNVEAQQRDPHSLLNWTRRMLATRRQTHAFGRGTLRFLFPGNRKILAYLRLWEDTSILCVANLSNTAQPLELSLPEYVGRTPLEMLGNTPFPVITDQPYRLTLPPYAFFWMDLRQDVSPPSWQTLPPEHAPTEYPTLVLRGKGLAFTEPSRRVLETEILPAYLARQRWSSLQTPKAVVRLTHAQPVATDSDLYLAEVSHEGGKSYLLPLGIYWTAEHTPQQALAKVRRVAQMGTLCDAMYEPAFVHRLIALLRAGETLPLDGGAHGALEFLPEEGLDLPDDAELKWVKAEQSNSSVVVGGQAVLKLLRAVQTAATPEAEMTRHLTRSGYANTPPLLGEIRRTGSGEPQTIALMHGYILNEGDAWGWSLEFLKRALDNATLSGDDPDEFEQSLSGYATIACTIGKRLGELHAVLAREDAPPEFRPAKAGAANVRRAGEEAVAELDRALEALKQAQAELEPGSRACVQWLSEHRDRIAAMLRRLAEAETGLLRLRIHGDFHLGQVLIAQTDAYIIDFEGEPAAAPEDRHGRASPYRDVAGMLRSFDYAAATVSRADPLASTPTDVIAGATDADGHATAARERREALLERFRHRAGQAFLNGYRDATAFMQVPAGIEHDLLRLAQIQKAAYEVRYEVLHRPSWISIPLCALAELSRSALLDAAIDEEKKP; this comes from the coding sequence ATGACGACCCGCAAGACCGCGAAGCCCGCCGCCAAGCCGCACGAGGCGCCCGAGGACCTCTGGTACAAGGACGCGATCATCTACCAGTTGCACGTCAAGTCGTTCTTCGACGCGGACAACAACGGTATCGGCGACTTCCAGGGCCTGATCGACAAGCTGGACTACATTGCCGAGCTGGGGGTGACGGCCGTATGGCTGCTGCCCTTCTATCCGTCGCCGCGCCGCGACGACGGCTACGACATCGCCGAGTACCGCGGCGTGCATCCCGACTATGGCTCGCTGTCCGACGTGCGCCGCTTCATCCGCGCGGCGCACGCGCGCGGGCTGCGCGTGATCACCGAACTGGTGGTGAACCACACCTCGGACCAGCACGCGTGGTTCCAGCGCGCCCGCACGGCGCGGCCGGGCTCGGCGGCGCGCAAGTTCTATGTGTGGTCGGACGATGACAAGGCCTATTCCGGCACGCGCATCATCTTCCTGGACACCGAGAAATCCAACTGGACCTGGGATCCCGTGGCGGGCGCGTACTACTGGCACCGCTTCTATTCGCACCAGCCGGACCTGAACTACGACAATCCGCAGGTGCTGAAGGAGGTGCTGTCGGTGATGCGCTTCTGGCTGGACATGGGCGTGGACGGCCTGCGGCTGGACGCGGTCCCCTACCTGGTCGAGCGCGAGGGCACCAACAACGAGAACCTGCCCGAGACCCACGCGGTGCTCAAGCAGATCCGGTCGGTGATCCAGGCCGAGTACCCCGGCCGCATGCTGCTGGCCGAGGCCAACCAGTGGCCGGAGGACGCCAAGGAGTACTTCGGCGACGGCGACGAATGCCACATGTCGTTCCACTTCCCGCTGATGCCGCGCATGTACATGGCCATCGCGCAGGAAGACCGCTTCCCGATCACCGACATCATCCGCCAGACGCCCGACATCCCCGCCAACTGCCAGTGGGCGATATTCCTGCGCAACCATGACGAGCTGACGCTCGAGATGGTGACCAGCGAAGAGCGCGACTACTTGTGGAACATCTACGCCGCGGACTCGCGCGCGCGCATCAACCTGGGCATACGCCGCCGCCTGGCGCCGCTGCTGGAGCGCGACCGGCGCCGCGTCGAGCTGATGAACAGCCTGCTGCTGTCCATGCCGGGCACGCCGGTGCTGTACTACGGCGATGAGCTGGGCATGGGCGACAACATCCACCTGGGCGACCGCGACGGCGTGCGCACGCCCATGCAGTGGTCGTCCGACCGCAACGGCGGCTTTTCGCGCGCCGACCCCGAACGGCTGACGCTGCCGCTGCTGATGGGTCCGCTGTACGGCTACGAGTCGGTCAACGTCGAGGCGCAGCAGCGCGACCCGCACTCGCTGCTGAACTGGACGCGCCGCATGCTGGCCACGCGGCGGCAGACGCATGCGTTCGGCCGCGGCACGCTGCGTTTCCTGTTCCCCGGCAACCGCAAGATCCTGGCGTACCTGCGATTGTGGGAAGACACCTCGATCCTGTGCGTGGCCAACCTGTCGAACACGGCGCAGCCGCTGGAGCTGTCCCTGCCCGAGTACGTGGGCCGCACCCCACTGGAGATGCTGGGGAATACGCCCTTCCCCGTGATCACCGACCAGCCGTACCGCCTGACGCTGCCGCCATACGCCTTCTTCTGGATGGACCTGCGCCAGGACGTGTCGCCGCCGTCGTGGCAGACCCTGCCGCCCGAGCATGCGCCCACCGAATATCCGACCCTGGTGCTGCGCGGCAAGGGCCTGGCCTTCACCGAACCGTCGCGCCGCGTGCTGGAAACCGAGATTCTTCCCGCCTACCTGGCGCGCCAGCGCTGGTCCAGTCTGCAGACGCCCAAGGCCGTCGTGCGCCTGACGCACGCCCAACCGGTGGCCACGGACAGCGACCTCTATCTGGCCGAGGTGTCGCACGAAGGCGGCAAGAGCTATCTGCTGCCCCTGGGCATTTACTGGACGGCAGAACACACGCCCCAACAGGCCCTGGCCAAGGTGCGTCGTGTCGCCCAGATGGGCACGCTGTGCGACGCGATGTACGAGCCCGCGTTCGTGCACCGCCTGATCGCCCTGCTGCGCGCGGGCGAGACGCTGCCCCTGGATGGCGGCGCCCACGGCGCGCTGGAGTTCCTGCCGGAGGAAGGGCTGGACCTGCCCGACGACGCGGAGCTGAAGTGGGTGAAGGCCGAGCAGTCGAACAGTTCGGTGGTGGTGGGCGGCCAGGCCGTGCTGAAGTTGCTGCGCGCGGTGCAGACGGCGGCCACGCCCGAGGCCGAGATGACCCGTCACCTGACGCGCAGCGGCTACGCCAATACGCCGCCGCTGCTGGGCGAGATCCGGCGCACCGGCTCGGGAGAGCCGCAGACCATCGCCCTGATGCATGGCTACATCTTGAACGAAGGCGATGCCTGGGGCTGGAGCCTGGAGTTCCTGAAGCGCGCGCTGGACAACGCCACGCTGTCCGGCGACGACCCCGACGAGTTCGAGCAGAGCCTGAGCGGCTACGCCACCATTGCCTGCACCATCGGCAAGCGCCTGGGCGAGCTGCATGCCGTGCTGGCGCGCGAAGACGCGCCGCCGGAGTTCCGTCCGGCCAAGGCCGGCGCCGCCAATGTGCGGCGCGCCGGCGAAGAAGCCGTGGCCGAACTGGATCGCGCCCTGGAAGCCCTGAAGCAAGCGCAAGCCGAGCTGGAGCCGGGCTCGCGCGCCTGCGTGCAGTGGCTGAGCGAGCACCGCGACCGCATCGCCGCCATGCTGCGGCGCCTGGCCGAGGCCGAAACCGGCCTGCTGCGCCTGCGCATCCATGGCGACTTCCACCTGGGGCAGGTGCTGATCGCGCAGACCGATGCCTACATCATCGACTTCGAAGGCGAACCCGCTGCCGCGCCGGAGGACCGCCATGGACGCGCCAGCCCGTATCGCGACGTGGCGGGCATGCTGCGTTCGTTCGACTATGCCGCGGCGACGGTCAGCCGTGCGGATCCGCTGGCCAGCACGCCGACCGACGTCATCGCGGGCGCGACCGACGCCGACGGCCATGCCACCGCCGCGCGCGAGCGCCGCGAAGCACTGCTGGAGCGCTTCCGCCATCGCGCGGGCCAGGCGTTCCTGAACGGCTATCGCGACGCGACGGCATTCATGCAGGTCCCGGCCGGCATCGAACACGACCTGCTGCGCCTCGCGCAGATCCAGAAGGCCGCCTACGAAGTCCGCTACGAGGTCCTGCACCGCCCATCCTGGATATCCATTCCGCTGTGCGCGCTGGCCGAGCTGTCCCGCTCCGCCCTGCTCGACGCGGCGATCGACGAGGAAAAGAAGCCATGA